Proteins found in one Salvia splendens isolate huo1 chromosome 10, SspV2, whole genome shotgun sequence genomic segment:
- the LOC121752401 gene encoding uncharacterized protein LOC121752401 isoform X4, producing MHFLISWLKCKNMSDAGASDASIVEQLKKSLMEYGSELLKPYDCTEVLTERLDKLEHLLSGTPQKYKKLLETFLQPCKEALITRDLIGHSELDVRVSVASCISQIIRITAPDEPYGEVDMKEFFNIANSAFGRFPCMYGRAYSKAVSILHTMSFSESCLMMLDLELHDSILHMFHLFLGGIRTEHPYEVFINMEKIMTTVIHNNVDYDEFSLVLVKTLLNNLRKENQIVAPVSFKLAGNTLKNCSADLKTYLPEAVESLDAPIEDYAEVVVSLFQDATQKQITDSTDTVENVFSPGEAGLTVEVDLCNQIEGNETQNSKNDDNSNENQGMISHSLDDPDKLGKAMHMPQQKPEELPIGRKRIRRPSSLKNADEGYDPFWMLVDWRSMKSGGKKNKNTNCPAKTKMSKNLSPKLAGKNISGSISPKPSKMKKETKRYEGVSPNKTLEPTSEGVAVASEDEDQTRGSIVKSHFGKGHGSLIKVSPVKKRRETILSEDLKEDISRAEKEQGSLTKASPAKKCRRKAIVSDDLKEDIISHSEKEQGSLMKVSPVKKSRRKVIVSKDLKEDIMGHSVKGQGSLTNASHVKKSRRKAIVPEGPKEDIAHSDGKQSHSGKGQGSLTKLSPVKKSRRKPHFSEDLKEDIVHPDGIQSLSEKGQESLKKGSPAKKRRRKTVVSVEPKDNIESSSEKGQSSLTKMSPGKKNRRKSSFSVDLKEDIATLPSQCRPMSSQAKSRSAEVCKENLKGSMPRPGKRAASETVGGEVIGCRVKVWWPLDQKFYKGKIMDFYDLNKTHKVTYDDGETEILDLTSERWELLRDINLSADEEPKIGAESADPSPKAQ from the exons ATGCATTTTCTCATCTCCTGGCTAAAATG CAAAAACATGAGTGATGCTGGTGCCTCAGATGCATCAATTGTTGAGCAGTTGAAGAAATCCCTCATGGAGTATGGGAGTGAGCTTCTTAAACCCTATGATTGTACAGAAGTGCTTACCGAAAGACTTGAT AAATTGGAGCATCTTTTATCAGGTACGCCTCAAAAGTATAAGAAACTGTTGGAGACTTTTCTTCAACCGTGTAAAGAAGCTCTAATTACCAGAGATCTCATAGGACATTCTGAATTGGATGTAAGAGTTTCAGTGGCCTCTTGTATTAGTCAGATCATAAGAATAACAGCACCTGACGAACCTTATGGGGAAGTCGATATGAAG GAGTTTTTCAATATAGCTAACAGTGCTTTTGGGAGGTTTCCTTGCATGTATGGGCGAGCATATTCAAAAGCCGTGTCCATCCTTCATACTATGTCCTTCAGCGAGTCATGTCTCATGATGCTGGACCTCGAGTTGCATGACTCCATTCTTCACATGTTTCACCTATTCCTAGGTGGAATCAG AACCGAACATCCTTATGAAGTCTTCATAAATATGGAGAAAATTATGACGACGGTCATTCATAACAACGTGGACTATGACGAGTTCTCATTGGTGCTTGTTAAGACCCTTCTTAATAATTTGAGGAAGGAGAATCAG atTGTTGCACCAGTTTCTTTCAAGCTGGCGGGGAACACATTGAAGAATTGCTCTGCTGACCTCAAAACATATCTTCCAGAAGCAGTAGAAAGTTTGGATGCTCCTATTGAGGATTATGCTGAAGTAGTTGTATCACTTTTTCAGGATGCAACCCAAAAGCAAATCACG GACTCAACAGATActgttgaaaatgtttttagtcCCGGGGAAGCGGGATTAACAGTAGAAGTTGATTTATGTAATCAAATTGAGGGCAATGAAACTCAAAATTCCAAAAATGATGACAATAGCAATGAAAATCAAGGGATGATATCTCATTCTCTTGATGATCCTGATAAATTAGGCAAAGCAATGCACATGCCACAACAGAAACCAGAAGAGTTGCCTATTGGGAGAAAGAGAATTCGTAGACCAAGTTCTCTAAAAAACGCAGATGAAGGCTATGATCCTTTCTGGATGTTGGTTGATTGGAGGTCAATGAAATCAggtggtaaaaaaaataaaaacacaaactGTCCAGCAAAAACCAAAATGTCAAAGAATTTGTCACCCAAGCTGGCAGGCAAAAATATCAGCGGCTCCATTTCTCCAAAGCCTAGTAAAATGAAGAAAGAGACTAAAAGATATGAAGGAGTTTCACCGAATAAAACGTTAGAGCCTACTAGTGAAGGAGTGGCTGTGGCGTCGGAGGATGAGGATCAGACTAGAGGCAGCATTGTTAAG AGCCACTTTGGGAAAGGGCATGGGTCTTTGATAAAGGTATCTCCTGTGAAGAAAAGAAGAGAGACTATTCTTTCTGAAGACCTAAAAGAAGACATC AGCCGTGCAGAGAAAGAGCAAGGGTCTTTGACAAAGGCATCTCCCGCGAAGAAATGTAGGAGAAAGGCTATTGTTTCTGATGACCTAAAAGAAGATATCATT AGTCACTCTGAAAAAGAGCAAGGGTCTTTGATGAAGGTATCTCCTGTGAAGAAGAGTAGGAGAAAGGTTATTGTTTCTAAAGACCTAAAAGAAGATATCATG GGCCACTCTGTAAAAGGGCAGGGGTCTTTGACGAACGCATCTCATGTgaagaaaagtaggagaaaggCCATTGTTCCTGAAGGCCCAAAAGAAGATATTGCG CATTCTGATGGAAAACAGAGCCACTCTGGAAAAGGGCAAGGGTCTTTGACAAAGCTGTCTCCTGTgaagaaaagtaggagaaagcCTCATTTTTCTGAAGACCTAAAAGAAGATATTGTG CATCCTGATGGAATACAGAGCCTCTCTGAAAAAGGGCAAGAGTCTTTGAAGAAGGGATCTCCTGCGAAGAAACGAAGGAGAAAGACTGTTGTTTCTGTAGAGCCAAAAGACAATATCGAG AGCAGTTCTGAAAAAGGGCAATCGTCTTTGACGAAGATGTCTCCTGGGAAGAAAAATAGGAGAAAATCTAGTTTTTCAGTAGACCTAAAAGAAGATATTGCG ACATTGCCTTCTCAATGTAGACCAATGTCTTCGCAAGCTAAATCCCGATCTGCTGAAGTGTGTAAAGAAAACCTAAAAGGAAGCATGCCACGTCCAGGGAAGAG AGCTGCAAGCGAAACTGTTGGTGGAGAGGTGATCGGATGCAGGGTAAAAGTTTGGTGGCCGCTTGATCAAAA GTTTTACAAAGGCAAAATCATGGATTTTTATGACTTAAACAAAACCCACAAG GTCACTTATGATGATGGTGAAACTGAAATATTAGACCTAACAAGTGAACGCTGGGAGCTGCTACGAGACATCAATTTGTCTGCTGAT GAGGAGCCAAAGATTGGTGCAGAGTCTGCAGACCCTAGTCCTAAAGCACAATAA
- the LOC121752401 gene encoding uncharacterized protein LOC121752401 isoform X7 → MSDAGASDASIVEQLKKSLMEYGSELLKPYDCTEVLTERLDKLEHLLSGTPQKYKKLLETFLQPCKEALITRDLIGHSELDVRVSVASCISQIIRITAPDEPYGEVDMKEFFNIANSAFGRFPCMYGRAYSKAVSILHTMSFSESCLMMLDLELHDSILHMFHLFLGGIRTEHPYEVFINMEKIMTTVIHNNVDYDEFSLVLVKTLLNNLRKENQIVAPVSFKLAGNTLKNCSADLKTYLPEAVESLDAPIEDYAEVVVSLFQDATQKQITDSTDTVENVFSPGEAGLTVEVDLCNQIEGNETQNSKNDDNSNENQGMISHSLDDPDKLGKAMHMPQQKPEELPIGRKRIRRPSSLKNADEGYDPFWMLVDWRSMKSGGKKNKNTNCPAKTKMSKNLSPKLAGKNISGSISPKPSKMKKETKRYEGVSPNKTLEPTSEGVAVASEDEDQTRGSIVKSHFGKGHGSLIKVSPVKKRRETILSEDLKEDIVPDGIQSRAEKEQGSLTKASPAKKCRRKAIVSDDLKEDIISHSEKEQGSLMKVSPVKKSRRKVIVSKDLKEDIMGHSVKGQGSLTNASHVKKSRRKAIVPEGPKEDIAHSDGKQSHSGKGQGSLTKLSPVKKSRRKPHFSEDLKEDIVHPDGIQSLSEKGQESLKKGSPAKKRRRKTVVSVEPKDNIESSSEKGQSSLTKMSPGKKNRRKSSFSVDLKEDIATLPSQCRPMSSQAKSRSAEVCKENLKGSMPRPGKRAASETVGGEVIGCRVKVWWPLDQKFYKGKIMDFYDLNKTHKVTYDDGETEILDLTSERWELLRDINLSADEEPKIGAESADPSPKAQ, encoded by the exons ATGAGTGATGCTGGTGCCTCAGATGCATCAATTGTTGAGCAGTTGAAGAAATCCCTCATGGAGTATGGGAGTGAGCTTCTTAAACCCTATGATTGTACAGAAGTGCTTACCGAAAGACTTGAT AAATTGGAGCATCTTTTATCAGGTACGCCTCAAAAGTATAAGAAACTGTTGGAGACTTTTCTTCAACCGTGTAAAGAAGCTCTAATTACCAGAGATCTCATAGGACATTCTGAATTGGATGTAAGAGTTTCAGTGGCCTCTTGTATTAGTCAGATCATAAGAATAACAGCACCTGACGAACCTTATGGGGAAGTCGATATGAAG GAGTTTTTCAATATAGCTAACAGTGCTTTTGGGAGGTTTCCTTGCATGTATGGGCGAGCATATTCAAAAGCCGTGTCCATCCTTCATACTATGTCCTTCAGCGAGTCATGTCTCATGATGCTGGACCTCGAGTTGCATGACTCCATTCTTCACATGTTTCACCTATTCCTAGGTGGAATCAG AACCGAACATCCTTATGAAGTCTTCATAAATATGGAGAAAATTATGACGACGGTCATTCATAACAACGTGGACTATGACGAGTTCTCATTGGTGCTTGTTAAGACCCTTCTTAATAATTTGAGGAAGGAGAATCAG atTGTTGCACCAGTTTCTTTCAAGCTGGCGGGGAACACATTGAAGAATTGCTCTGCTGACCTCAAAACATATCTTCCAGAAGCAGTAGAAAGTTTGGATGCTCCTATTGAGGATTATGCTGAAGTAGTTGTATCACTTTTTCAGGATGCAACCCAAAAGCAAATCACG GACTCAACAGATActgttgaaaatgtttttagtcCCGGGGAAGCGGGATTAACAGTAGAAGTTGATTTATGTAATCAAATTGAGGGCAATGAAACTCAAAATTCCAAAAATGATGACAATAGCAATGAAAATCAAGGGATGATATCTCATTCTCTTGATGATCCTGATAAATTAGGCAAAGCAATGCACATGCCACAACAGAAACCAGAAGAGTTGCCTATTGGGAGAAAGAGAATTCGTAGACCAAGTTCTCTAAAAAACGCAGATGAAGGCTATGATCCTTTCTGGATGTTGGTTGATTGGAGGTCAATGAAATCAggtggtaaaaaaaataaaaacacaaactGTCCAGCAAAAACCAAAATGTCAAAGAATTTGTCACCCAAGCTGGCAGGCAAAAATATCAGCGGCTCCATTTCTCCAAAGCCTAGTAAAATGAAGAAAGAGACTAAAAGATATGAAGGAGTTTCACCGAATAAAACGTTAGAGCCTACTAGTGAAGGAGTGGCTGTGGCGTCGGAGGATGAGGATCAGACTAGAGGCAGCATTGTTAAG AGCCACTTTGGGAAAGGGCATGGGTCTTTGATAAAGGTATCTCCTGTGAAGAAAAGAAGAGAGACTATTCTTTCTGAAGACCTAAAAGAAGACATCGTG CCTGATGGAATACAGAGCCGTGCAGAGAAAGAGCAAGGGTCTTTGACAAAGGCATCTCCCGCGAAGAAATGTAGGAGAAAGGCTATTGTTTCTGATGACCTAAAAGAAGATATCATT AGTCACTCTGAAAAAGAGCAAGGGTCTTTGATGAAGGTATCTCCTGTGAAGAAGAGTAGGAGAAAGGTTATTGTTTCTAAAGACCTAAAAGAAGATATCATG GGCCACTCTGTAAAAGGGCAGGGGTCTTTGACGAACGCATCTCATGTgaagaaaagtaggagaaaggCCATTGTTCCTGAAGGCCCAAAAGAAGATATTGCG CATTCTGATGGAAAACAGAGCCACTCTGGAAAAGGGCAAGGGTCTTTGACAAAGCTGTCTCCTGTgaagaaaagtaggagaaagcCTCATTTTTCTGAAGACCTAAAAGAAGATATTGTG CATCCTGATGGAATACAGAGCCTCTCTGAAAAAGGGCAAGAGTCTTTGAAGAAGGGATCTCCTGCGAAGAAACGAAGGAGAAAGACTGTTGTTTCTGTAGAGCCAAAAGACAATATCGAG AGCAGTTCTGAAAAAGGGCAATCGTCTTTGACGAAGATGTCTCCTGGGAAGAAAAATAGGAGAAAATCTAGTTTTTCAGTAGACCTAAAAGAAGATATTGCG ACATTGCCTTCTCAATGTAGACCAATGTCTTCGCAAGCTAAATCCCGATCTGCTGAAGTGTGTAAAGAAAACCTAAAAGGAAGCATGCCACGTCCAGGGAAGAG AGCTGCAAGCGAAACTGTTGGTGGAGAGGTGATCGGATGCAGGGTAAAAGTTTGGTGGCCGCTTGATCAAAA GTTTTACAAAGGCAAAATCATGGATTTTTATGACTTAAACAAAACCCACAAG GTCACTTATGATGATGGTGAAACTGAAATATTAGACCTAACAAGTGAACGCTGGGAGCTGCTACGAGACATCAATTTGTCTGCTGAT GAGGAGCCAAAGATTGGTGCAGAGTCTGCAGACCCTAGTCCTAAAGCACAATAA